The following are encoded together in the Montipora foliosa isolate CH-2021 chromosome 12, ASM3666993v2, whole genome shotgun sequence genome:
- the LOC137978819 gene encoding uncharacterized protein, with protein sequence MTPIVKSLPSYIKDSTHALQIFRDFNFSGQDKLIFTMDITSLYTVIPNSEGLQALKHFFDQRTVKEPSSETLLRLAELVLTLNCFSFAGNYYKQINGVAMGTRMGPSYANLFVGYVEHQFFNQYNGPKPELYGRYSDDCIGAISSSREELDQFITSVNSFHPALKYTWEISETSLAFLDIKVSIRGNVLCTSVHYKPTDSHSYLLYSSSHPSHVKNSIPYSQFLRLRRLCSDDSDFSSKSEEMCQFFEKRGYPVSVVKAGHHRAQQFDRQSSLQTSQKDKNDRIPFTLTFHPHNHAVKSIILSNFKLLQNDPETSRIFSQPPLISFKRDKNVGNFLVRSALKTNEQPGTFKCARSRCKTCLFIVNTSKISGPKRSVKITDRFTCTSANVIYCITCTLCNKLYIGETGRRLGDRFREHLRDVEKNDKDASKPVARHFNLPNHSKKHMAICGLSLHLGTTESRKNLEQKLIFHIGTLNPHGINERFSFN encoded by the coding sequence atgacgcctatcgtcaaatctttgccatcatacattaaagacagtacacacgcactacaaattttccgcgatttcaatttctccggccaagacaaacttattttcaccatggacattacatctctatacacagtcattcctaatagcgaaggtcttcaagcacttaaacactttttcgatcaacgcactgtcaaagaacctagctcggaaacgctcctccgccttgccgaactagttttaacgcttaactgtttttcattcgccggcaactattacaaacaaattaatggtgtagcgatgggcacaagaatgggacctagctatgccaatctttttgtaggatatgttgaacaccaattttttaatcagtacaacggccccaaacctgaactctacggccgttacagcgacgactgcatcggcgctatttcatccagcagagaagaactcgatcaatttataacctccgtcaactcttttcatccggctcttaaatatacctgggaaatttcggaaacttcattggcttttctagatatcaaagtttctattagaggcaacgtgctatgtactagtgtgcactacaaacctactgattcacacagttatttgttgtattcatcgtcacatccatcacatgtcaagaactccatcccttattctcaatttcttagacttcgacgtctatgtagtgatgactccgatttttccagcaaatcagaggagatgtgccagttcttcgaaaaacgtggctatcctgtctctgtggtcaaagcgggccatcatcgcgcccaacaatttgatcgacagtcatcactacaaacgtcacaaaaagataagaatgacagaattccattcaccctcactttccatcctcataatcacgcagtcaaaagcatcattcttagtaattttaaattactccaaaatgatcccgagactagtagaatcttttcgcaacctccacttatttcattcaaacgcgacaaaaacgtaggaaactttttagttagaagcgcgctcaaaactaacgagcaacccggtactttcaaatgcgcgcgctcacgatgcaaaacttgtcttttcattgttaacactagcaagatatcgggacctaagcgatctgttaagatcaccgatcgtttcacatgtacctccgcaaatgtcatttattgcataacctgcacgttatgcaataaattatacattggtgagacaggtagacgactaggtgaccgattccgtgaacaccttcgcgatgttgagaagaatgacaaggatgcatccaagccagtcgctcgccattttaatctgcctaaccactccaaaaaacacatggctatctgcggcctttccctacatctaggtacgacggaaagccgcaagaatctggaacaaaaattaatctttcatatcggcacccttaatcctcacggtattaacgaacgcttttcatttaactaa